The Fuerstiella sp. genome includes a window with the following:
- the dnaX gene encoding DNA polymerase III subunit gamma/tau — protein MSTGSHYTVLARRFRPQAFSDVVGQEHVSRALQNAIRSERVAHAYLFTGARGVGKTSTARILAKALNCPDVQDGVPCNKCEICDGISAGGDVDVMEIDGASNRRIEDIRSIRANVGVRSMRTRFKVYIIDEVHMLTREAFNALLKTLEEPPPNVKFVFCTTEPEKVPDTILSRCQRFDFGTIEDDSIGRRLKEIARSEGFEVEDDAIELIARRARGSMRDSQSLFDQLLAFSEGTVQVADVHRMLGTAGDELLIRLFESITQRRPGEVLNILEQTLTAGVQPGEMLDQCVGYLRDMMVILNDGTTVPLCSVRDDSRTVLAEQAGRATLPNVMAAFQILAEARSRMQRSTFSRVLLEMALVQISLLEDLSAIRDLLSGKLPELPEVSSDSVQKKTNDLSGQRDPSQSSTEKSTVTVPFNSQSSEELLSQLVSLAPFTVSAALKTTERLAVSEPNAVELVLDSSLEFQKKVLETPEHRSTIQQLIENLTGVHAVISIRSVLQMDLPAEKDPSSGAGHSAPKPSADSRADQSQIVANRNDVDPGLDAFVQEVVDVFGARVDRVMNAPVKREAE, from the coding sequence GTGAGCACTGGCTCTCATTATACCGTTCTGGCGCGACGATTTCGGCCTCAGGCCTTCAGTGATGTCGTGGGGCAGGAGCATGTTTCACGGGCACTGCAGAACGCAATTCGTTCAGAACGTGTGGCACATGCCTATTTATTCACCGGCGCCCGTGGCGTGGGAAAGACCTCTACTGCGCGCATTCTGGCCAAAGCACTCAACTGTCCCGACGTTCAGGACGGTGTGCCCTGTAACAAATGCGAAATCTGTGACGGAATCAGCGCCGGAGGTGATGTGGATGTGATGGAAATCGACGGCGCCTCTAACCGTCGTATTGAAGACATCCGCAGTATCCGGGCCAATGTTGGCGTGCGTTCGATGCGAACCCGTTTCAAGGTGTACATCATCGATGAAGTGCACATGCTCACGCGCGAGGCGTTCAATGCCCTGTTGAAAACGCTGGAGGAGCCACCTCCCAATGTCAAATTTGTGTTTTGCACAACAGAGCCGGAAAAGGTTCCCGATACAATTTTGTCACGATGCCAGCGTTTCGACTTTGGTACTATTGAAGATGATTCGATCGGCCGGCGACTGAAAGAGATTGCCCGGTCTGAAGGATTTGAAGTTGAAGACGATGCAATCGAGCTGATTGCCCGGCGCGCCCGCGGGTCGATGCGTGACAGCCAGTCACTCTTTGATCAACTGCTGGCGTTTAGTGAAGGAACAGTTCAGGTCGCTGATGTTCATCGTATGCTGGGGACAGCCGGCGATGAATTATTGATCCGACTGTTTGAGAGTATCACGCAACGGCGGCCTGGTGAAGTTCTCAATATTTTGGAACAGACGCTCACTGCCGGTGTGCAGCCAGGTGAAATGCTGGATCAGTGCGTTGGATACCTGCGTGACATGATGGTGATATTGAACGACGGAACCACTGTACCGCTGTGCAGTGTGCGTGATGACAGTCGTACGGTTCTCGCGGAACAGGCCGGACGAGCAACGTTGCCGAATGTGATGGCCGCGTTTCAGATTCTTGCGGAAGCAAGAAGTCGCATGCAGCGGAGTACCTTTTCAAGGGTGCTGCTGGAAATGGCTCTGGTCCAGATCTCACTGCTGGAAGATCTGAGTGCGATCAGGGATCTGCTCTCCGGAAAGCTGCCTGAACTGCCGGAAGTGAGCAGCGATTCTGTTCAAAAAAAAACGAATGATTTGTCGGGGCAGAGAGATCCCTCTCAAAGTTCCACCGAGAAATCGACTGTCACTGTCCCGTTTAATAGCCAGTCATCCGAAGAATTATTGTCACAACTGGTTTCTCTCGCGCCGTTTACGGTGTCTGCGGCGCTCAAAACCACAGAACGTCTAGCAGTTTCTGAGCCAAACGCGGTAGAATTAGTGCTGGATTCGTCCCTTGAGTTTCAAAAGAAGGTGCTGGAGACACCGGAACACCGATCAACGATTCAACAGCTGATTGAAAATTTGACCGGGGTTCATGCTGTTATTTCGATTCGGTCGGTTCTTCAGATGGATCTTCCCGCGGAAAAGGATCCTTCATCTGGAGCTGGACATTCAGCACCGAAGCCGTCGGCAGATTCGCGGGCGGATCAATCTCAGATCGTTGCAAATCGAAACGATGTTGACCCGGGACTGGATGCATTTGTTCAGGAAGTTGTGGACGTATTTGGGGCCAGAGTTGATCGTGTCATGAATGCTCCCGTCAAACGGGAGGCGGAGTGA
- a CDS encoding FAD-dependent oxidoreductase, translating to MQYDIAVIGNDEAAVEMMCLAAKSGKRTAALLPESTHSAWLVGLALKRLILDLLADQTVCRRQLLARTGSPRLLRQLIAGAIVRETEELACTLEHLKIHICMGQPRFIDRNSVSVADGRTCNRTSLSADHFVIGTGARYTAMHRPLGLIELHRPESMFEGTILPRSVCLLGGDSFGCGMAALFSLFGVQSRYVAHDGQDSAMLELAYAAGVEITFHLSECGSMRSGGVLSNSHADVVDCRRTVGFTEYLNLSSIDVEADENGRLWCSSGFETWCRGVYGIGDVVGFSADSTLHPSVQAERIHRRISPQVPRPRIMDLFVNTEEQHGVPLQRPASDVLNN from the coding sequence ATGCAATACGACATCGCTGTCATCGGAAACGACGAAGCTGCCGTCGAAATGATGTGTCTGGCCGCGAAATCGGGCAAACGTACTGCCGCTTTGCTGCCGGAATCAACTCATTCAGCATGGTTGGTGGGCCTGGCGCTTAAACGTTTGATTTTGGATCTGCTGGCTGATCAAACTGTCTGCCGTCGTCAACTGCTGGCCCGCACAGGGTCACCACGGCTTCTGCGCCAGCTGATTGCAGGCGCGATTGTCAGAGAAACCGAAGAACTGGCCTGTACGCTCGAACATTTGAAAATTCATATATGTATGGGACAGCCCCGGTTTATTGACCGGAATTCTGTATCGGTTGCAGACGGGCGGACATGCAATCGAACTTCTCTCAGTGCAGATCACTTCGTTATTGGCACCGGTGCGCGATATACAGCGATGCACCGACCTCTCGGTCTGATTGAACTGCATCGTCCTGAATCGATGTTCGAAGGGACTATTCTGCCCCGCTCGGTTTGTCTGTTGGGTGGAGACAGTTTCGGATGCGGTATGGCAGCACTATTCAGTCTATTTGGAGTTCAAAGTCGTTATGTGGCGCACGATGGTCAGGACTCAGCCATGCTTGAGCTGGCTTATGCTGCGGGGGTTGAGATCACGTTCCATCTGTCAGAGTGTGGCTCGATGCGATCAGGTGGAGTCCTGTCCAATTCTCATGCAGATGTGGTTGACTGCCGCCGAACCGTCGGGTTCACTGAATACCTCAATCTGTCGTCTATCGACGTTGAAGCCGACGAAAACGGCCGACTGTGGTGTTCCAGCGGTTTCGAAACCTGGTGCCGTGGCGTGTACGGGATTGGCGACGTTGTCGGTTTTTCTGCTGACAGTACTCTACATCCCTCCGTTCAGGCTGAACGGATCCATCGACGCATCAGCCCGCAGGTTCCACGACCTCGAATTATGGATCTGTTTGTGAATACAGAAGAGCAGCATGGTGTGCCGCTGCAGCGACCGGCGTCCGATGTGTTGAACAACTGA
- a CDS encoding RluA family pseudouridine synthase, with translation MTAPLQPVFTVDSYLSGVRIDSFLAKHLRNYTTWRLHRMVAAGLVRVNDLPAIRTQRVYRGQTVSVRLVEPPDKLLDPDGTAVRLVYEDPWLIVVDKPAGMVAHPVGKFQNGTLTNVLQNHLDQLTPAPGLLRAGIVHRLDRMTSGLMVVTKEHHTHRLVSEDFQNGRLKKSYVALVQGRVPFDERIIELKIGQLPGGQSILMSAKSDAIRQRAAKTRVTVLQRTQRISVVACQPYTGRNHQIRVHMAEIGHPVLGDEFYGHRGTVRAVSTDERSHPSQCRHALHAARLEFQHPILKTVLTFMAQPPPDFLSCL, from the coding sequence ATGACTGCCCCGCTGCAACCCGTGTTCACCGTGGACTCTTATCTCAGCGGTGTCCGGATTGACTCATTCCTGGCGAAACACCTGCGCAACTATACGACCTGGCGACTACACCGCATGGTTGCGGCGGGCCTCGTACGAGTGAACGACTTACCGGCGATCCGGACTCAGCGGGTTTATCGCGGACAGACCGTGAGTGTTCGACTTGTGGAACCGCCCGACAAGCTGCTGGATCCTGACGGCACGGCGGTCCGGCTGGTCTACGAAGATCCCTGGCTGATTGTTGTCGACAAACCTGCCGGCATGGTGGCTCATCCGGTCGGCAAATTTCAAAACGGTACATTAACCAATGTGCTGCAGAATCATCTTGATCAGCTGACACCGGCGCCGGGTCTGCTGCGGGCGGGGATTGTGCATCGACTGGATCGGATGACCAGTGGCCTGATGGTTGTGACCAAAGAACACCATACGCATCGGCTGGTTTCAGAGGACTTTCAGAACGGAAGACTGAAGAAATCCTATGTCGCTCTGGTACAGGGCCGGGTTCCTTTTGATGAACGCATCATCGAACTGAAGATTGGTCAGCTTCCAGGCGGTCAAAGCATATTGATGTCCGCAAAATCCGATGCGATCCGTCAGCGTGCCGCAAAAACCAGGGTAACGGTCCTGCAGCGGACTCAACGGATCTCCGTCGTCGCCTGTCAGCCTTATACCGGCCGCAATCATCAGATTCGGGTTCATATGGCAGAGATCGGCCATCCGGTACTGGGCGATGAATTCTACGGTCATCGGGGCACGGTGCGGGCTGTGTCAACCGATGAGCGAAGTCACCCCTCACAGTGTCGCCACGCACTACATGCAGCGCGCCTGGAGTTCCAGCATCCGATTCTCAAAACCGTTCTGACGTTCATGGCACAACCACCACCGGATTTCCTGTCCTGTCTGTAG